The genomic segment TCCTGTACATTTCCGGCTCCCTAAAGGGCTCGGTTACAATCTCACCGGGCGTGGACCTGACCTCGCCTGTCGGCGAGCAATGGGATGTCACGGGATGATCGACCATGTCTGATTTTCTGCTTGATACATGTGCGGTTATCTGGGTCGCGAACAATGATGATTTACGGGAACCCGCCTTGAGCGAACTGCCCGAAGCATGTGCTCTTGGCAGCCGACTCTTTGTTTCACCTATGACTGCGTGGGAGATCGCCATGCTTGCGGCAAAAGAAAAAATTGCTCTCACCAACAGCCCCGACATCTGGTTCGAGCAATTCTGCGAACGGCCGGGAGTGGCGGGGGCGGGGGTGTCGGCGTCAGTTCTGATTGCGTCCACTATTCTTCCCGGAACACCACCGTCCGACCCGGTAGACCGCATACTTGCTGCGACGGCACGGGAGTTCGGATACACTCTGGTAACGCGCGACGAGCGTCTGCTGGAGTACGGCGCCAAAGGTCACATCAAAGTTATAGGATGCTGAGTCTGACTTACATGAAGAAGGTATTAGCTAGCTGAACAAGGTCACTCAGTGTAAAAGTTGTCAACATATCCAAAAATACGGGAGTGGGTATTAAAAGAATACGGCTTGAAGTTGCATAGCGGTGGTTGCCACATTGCCCATTGCAAGGAGTTAGCCAAGCTTATTCCTCGTAATAGCGAGCGAAAACATTTATGCCCCAAACATCATCGTAAACCAATCTTTGCTGCATTTCGCT from the Candidatus Dadabacteria bacterium genome contains:
- a CDS encoding type II toxin-antitoxin system VapC family toxin, whose amino-acid sequence is MSDFLLDTCAVIWVANNDDLREPALSELPEACALGSRLFVSPMTAWEIAMLAAKEKIALTNSPDIWFEQFCERPGVAGAGVSASVLIASTILPGTPPSDPVDRILAATAREFGYTLVTRDERLLEYGAKGHIKVIGC